In Saccharolobus solfataricus, a genomic segment contains:
- a CDS encoding phosphomevalonate kinase: MIKVSAPGKILWIGSYSVVFGGISHVIAVNKRVSCSLREIKEKDSLIFHTSYGHFKNSGNELINSVLDTFRERLSQLPQGYEIDLYNDKEFIIDGKKTGLGSSSAATVSLTACLYYAIHGKLDLFEIHKLAQIANYKRQKGIGSGFDIASAVFGSIVYKRFTDLDKMDFYFEKLNLGNYDMMLGFTGKSSETVGLVRKFVEKSNLDDFKEIMRLIDEENYMAIKLIKLNKLDEAVEHIKLGRKYLNYIAERIVGVKLVSKMEEELIKIAEEEGALVALSPGAGGGDSIFALGNDLNRVREAWSKRGIFIIDVKEDEGLRLESN, translated from the coding sequence GTGATAAAGGTTAGCGCACCTGGCAAAATACTTTGGATAGGAAGTTACAGCGTAGTTTTTGGAGGCATATCACATGTAATAGCAGTTAATAAGAGAGTGAGTTGTAGTTTGAGAGAAATTAAAGAGAAGGATAGTTTAATTTTCCATACTAGTTATGGGCACTTCAAAAATTCTGGTAATGAGTTAATTAATTCAGTCCTAGATACTTTTAGAGAAAGGCTTTCACAACTTCCTCAAGGTTATGAAATAGATCTATATAACGATAAGGAGTTTATAATAGATGGTAAAAAAACGGGACTAGGTAGTTCTTCGGCTGCTACAGTTTCCCTTACCGCTTGTCTGTATTACGCTATCCACGGCAAACTGGATTTGTTTGAGATACATAAATTGGCACAAATTGCCAACTATAAGAGACAAAAGGGAATTGGTAGTGGGTTTGACATAGCTTCAGCTGTTTTTGGTAGCATAGTTTACAAGAGATTTACTGATTTAGATAAGATGGACTTCTATTTCGAAAAACTCAATTTGGGAAATTACGATATGATGCTTGGATTTACGGGAAAGAGTTCTGAAACCGTGGGTTTGGTTAGGAAATTTGTAGAGAAGAGTAATTTGGATGATTTTAAGGAAATAATGAGGCTTATAGATGAGGAGAATTATATGGCAATCAAACTCATAAAATTGAATAAGCTTGACGAGGCTGTGGAGCACATAAAGTTAGGAAGGAAGTATTTGAATTATATAGCTGAGCGTATTGTTGGTGTTAAACTGGTAAGTAAAATGGAGGAGGAGTTGATAAAAATAGCAGAAGAGGAAGGTGCGTTAGTAGCCTTATCTCCTGGGGCAGGTGGGGGAGATTCAATTTTTGCATTAGGCAATGATTTAAATAGGGTAAGGGAGGCGTGGAGTAAAAGAGGTATTTTCATAATTGATGTGAAAGAA